A stretch of the Runella slithyformis DSM 19594 genome encodes the following:
- a CDS encoding ParA family protein, producing MKIITIAHQKGGVGKTTLALNLGYCLQNSVRVAILDSDPQGSISGLGELVGLKGIDLLPIDEIANAGTNYDVAIIDTPPYLSNKLPEFFQLSDFVLVPTKAGVLDVMAIKATIALLKQAQTKRPNLKAAIVLNMIQHRTSLTDDIKQLLEQYEMPILNTMISQRVSYARSPITGGVFETDDDKAQQEIFNLTKEILEYL from the coding sequence ATGAAAATCATTACCATAGCGCATCAAAAAGGAGGAGTTGGAAAAACGACCCTTGCCCTGAACCTGGGATACTGTTTACAAAACTCGGTACGGGTAGCCATATTGGACAGCGACCCTCAAGGAAGTATTTCAGGATTGGGCGAATTAGTCGGATTAAAAGGAATTGACCTTTTACCGATTGATGAGATTGCCAATGCAGGGACGAATTACGATGTGGCCATTATTGATACACCGCCGTATTTGAGCAATAAGCTGCCGGAGTTTTTTCAACTATCCGATTTCGTTTTGGTTCCAACCAAAGCGGGTGTATTGGATGTCATGGCGATTAAAGCCACCATTGCTTTACTGAAACAGGCACAGACAAAACGACCCAACCTAAAGGCCGCCATTGTACTGAATATGATCCAACACCGTACCAGCCTGACGGATGACATCAAACAGCTTCTCGAGCAATACGAAATGCCGATCCTGAACACGATGATTTCGCAAAGGGTAAGCTATGCCCGTTCACCGATTACCGGCGGCGTTTTTGAAACGGACGATGATAAAGCCCAACAGGAGATCTTCAACCTGACAAAAGAAATTTTGGAGTATCTGTAA
- a CDS encoding replication initiation protein, translated as MSKKIRKSYVKEDVRFIKKANELVEARYKFDIWETRIFAITLSMIHPSDADFKEYKINVGQVIEEFGLSKGGEIYQFLREAALNLQKKIIAIQSERDGLKTELTIPLFTGIERVIDERAKKDAEKSIWVTFEPRLKPFLLELKARYLIYDIRSILSIKSVHSIRIYELLKQYEKIGSRTFDIDELKLILGIAPEEYALYGHFKDKVILKAQEDLNANRDTDIKFSFEEIKQGRKVVKIKFNILTHLPERKQLLDLPLFSTEEGTVQNELSILTADLIPDQTLQQWLSKYTYDDVKTGIVYTLNRLKAGEKIKNIPAYMAKMISTKGIIDPIEVKRQHRTKLATQQQQQANEIVVLENELEKVRIGHYEKQKLIVGDIFEQTPEIRLQIIEGLKYSRDWDRKKDDQENLNREHIQTLIFMKAMQKFPEQFIVINKDFEQKEAELKSKLRSLGWLG; from the coding sequence ATGTCTAAAAAAATCAGGAAATCGTATGTCAAAGAAGACGTCAGATTTATTAAAAAAGCGAATGAGCTGGTAGAGGCAAGATATAAGTTTGACATATGGGAGACCCGAATTTTTGCCATCACGTTATCAATGATACATCCTTCGGATGCCGATTTCAAAGAGTATAAAATCAATGTAGGACAGGTAATTGAAGAATTTGGATTAAGTAAGGGAGGAGAAATTTATCAGTTTTTAAGAGAAGCGGCCCTCAACCTTCAAAAGAAAATCATTGCCATACAGAGCGAAAGGGATGGATTAAAGACCGAGCTTACCATTCCACTGTTCACCGGTATTGAGAGGGTGATTGACGAAAGAGCCAAAAAAGATGCTGAGAAAAGCATCTGGGTTACATTTGAACCGCGTCTTAAACCCTTTTTGTTGGAGCTGAAAGCCCGATACCTGATATATGATATTAGGAGTATACTTTCCATAAAAAGCGTTCATTCGATACGAATCTATGAATTACTGAAGCAATACGAAAAGATAGGCAGTCGAACGTTTGATATTGATGAGCTCAAATTGATCTTAGGGATTGCCCCCGAGGAATACGCTTTGTATGGTCACTTCAAAGACAAGGTAATACTGAAAGCGCAGGAAGATCTGAACGCGAACCGAGATACGGATATTAAATTTTCATTTGAAGAAATAAAGCAGGGGAGGAAGGTGGTAAAGATAAAGTTCAATATACTGACACATCTGCCGGAAAGGAAACAATTGCTTGATCTGCCCCTGTTTTCGACCGAGGAAGGAACGGTGCAGAATGAGCTTTCAATCCTGACAGCTGATTTGATCCCTGACCAGACCTTGCAGCAATGGTTGTCAAAATATACGTACGATGATGTAAAGACAGGGATTGTTTACACATTGAACCGGCTAAAAGCGGGCGAAAAAATAAAAAATATTCCCGCGTACATGGCAAAGATGATTTCTACAAAAGGAATCATAGACCCCATTGAGGTAAAACGACAGCATCGAACAAAACTGGCAACGCAGCAACAACAGCAGGCGAATGAAATAGTGGTACTGGAGAACGAGCTGGAAAAAGTAAGAATTGGCCACTATGAAAAGCAAAAGTTAATAGTAGGGGATATTTTTGAGCAAACACCTGAAATACGGCTACAAATCATTGAGGGATTAAAGTACAGCCGTGATTGGGACAGAAAGAAAGATGATCAGGAAAACCTGAACAGAGAGCACATTCAAACGCTGATTTTTATGAAAGCAATGCAGAAATTCCCGGAGCAATTTATTGTTATCAATAAAGACTTTGAACAGAAAGAAGCTGAATTAAAGTCTAAGTTAAGGAGTTTAGGGTGGTTAGGGTAG
- a CDS encoding FAD/NAD(P)-binding oxidoreductase, translating into MVRSGVFDIQKTERSEASMMPKGVTWIKEAVESFEPENNAVNTGGGVYTYDYLVVCPGIQLNWSAVVPNYYNDFLSNFRQHKLRGS; encoded by the coding sequence TTGGTGAGAAGCGGTGTTTTTGATATTCAAAAAACAGAACGAAGCGAAGCTTCGATGATGCCCAAAGGCGTAACATGGATCAAAGAAGCAGTTGAAAGTTTTGAACCTGAAAATAATGCAGTAAATACAGGTGGTGGCGTTTATACGTACGATTATTTGGTGGTATGTCCGGGAATTCAGCTCAATTGGTCTGCTGTTGTTCCCAATTACTATAATGACTTTCTATCAAATTTTAGACAGCATAAGTTAAGGGGAAGTTAA
- a CDS encoding DUF983 domain-containing protein, protein MLKGTKLYSILFNKCPRCQEGNFFEQNHMFHWKKFDKMHTSCPVCGERYTPEPGFYVGAMYISYALYVAFIVTNFVGFVLIFGIDPIRLLYFLVPALILLMPLFFRVARRIWINIFIKYDPQKARKVHQQPA, encoded by the coding sequence ATGCTCAAAGGAACAAAATTATACAGCATTCTTTTCAACAAATGCCCACGCTGTCAGGAGGGGAATTTTTTTGAACAGAATCACATGTTTCATTGGAAGAAGTTTGACAAAATGCACACTTCATGCCCTGTCTGCGGCGAACGATATACCCCGGAGCCCGGATTTTATGTCGGAGCCATGTACATCAGCTATGCATTGTATGTGGCCTTTATTGTGACCAACTTTGTCGGGTTTGTCCTCATTTTTGGAATAGATCCTATACGTTTGCTCTATTTTTTGGTTCCTGCCCTCATCTTGCTGATGCCTTTGTTCTTTCGGGTAGCCCGCCGTATCTGGATCAATATTTTTATCAAATACGACCCGCAAAAAGCCCGTAAAGTACATCAGCAGCCCGCATAG
- a CDS encoding DUF6691 family protein: protein MSFIKVSPDFVQEEQPFVCEAPNDMVKPESWADNFKYLVVGILFGIVFVKAEIISWFRIQEMFRLQSFHMYGVIGSAVVVGMISVFLIKKFNIKTVSGEEVQFHPKKFQRGQIYGGFIFGLGWAITGACPGPLFAQIGSGYVVVLATLLSAIAGTWTYGYFKDRLPN, encoded by the coding sequence ATGTCATTTATCAAAGTAAGTCCGGACTTTGTGCAGGAAGAGCAACCTTTTGTGTGCGAAGCGCCCAACGACATGGTAAAGCCGGAATCATGGGCCGATAATTTCAAGTATTTGGTGGTAGGAATCCTATTCGGGATCGTATTTGTCAAAGCCGAGATCATCTCGTGGTTTCGCATTCAGGAAATGTTTCGTTTGCAGAGTTTTCACATGTACGGCGTGATCGGCAGTGCCGTAGTGGTGGGAATGATCTCCGTATTTTTGATTAAAAAGTTCAATATCAAAACGGTATCGGGCGAAGAAGTACAGTTTCACCCCAAGAAATTTCAACGGGGACAGATCTACGGCGGATTTATCTTCGGATTAGGTTGGGCCATCACGGGAGCCTGTCCGGGTCCGCTTTTTGCCCAGATCGGCAGTGGATATGTAGTGGTACTTGCGACCCTGCTCAGTGCCATAGCGGGTACCTGGACGTACGGTTATTTCAAAGACCGACTCCCCAATTAA
- a CDS encoding YeeE/YedE family protein: protein MDSFFEIIRRPWPWYVAGPLIGLTVPTLLLIGNKSFGISSSLRHICAACLPANISFFKYDWKKEIWNLVFVLGVFFGGMIAMNFPENPNSFQLSEATISDLKALGIQDFSGLMPADMFSTHVLFSSKGLILFVVGGFLVGFGTRYAGGCTSGHAIMGLSNLQVPSLIATCCFMAGGFVMTHLLMPVIFKLF, encoded by the coding sequence ATGGACTCATTTTTTGAAATCATTCGTCGGCCGTGGCCGTGGTACGTAGCCGGTCCGCTCATTGGCCTTACCGTCCCTACTCTTTTATTGATCGGCAACAAGTCCTTTGGAATTTCCTCTTCGCTTCGTCACATTTGCGCCGCCTGTTTACCCGCCAACATTTCGTTTTTTAAGTACGATTGGAAAAAAGAAATTTGGAACTTAGTGTTTGTACTCGGAGTATTTTTTGGAGGAATGATTGCCATGAATTTTCCGGAGAATCCCAATTCATTTCAACTTTCCGAAGCGACTATTTCCGACTTAAAAGCACTCGGTATTCAGGATTTTTCCGGGCTGATGCCTGCCGATATGTTCAGCACTCATGTTCTGTTTTCGTCGAAAGGACTGATTTTATTCGTGGTGGGTGGATTTTTGGTGGGTTTTGGAACTCGCTACGCCGGGGGCTGCACTTCAGGACACGCCATTATGGGGCTTTCCAATTTGCAGGTTCCCTCGCTCATTGCTACCTGCTGCTTTATGGCAGGCGGTTTTGTGATGACGCATTTACTGATGCCGGTCATTTTCAAATTATTTTAA
- a CDS encoding OprD family outer membrane porin has product MKVKICASIWVLWFVLTTGHTQGIHAYNGADKDTGTIKHFFENGRFYGHVRSYNSATVNQKDLSNYYAWGLGGGIGYETPVFLRHFQLGLSGFFILNIASSNLAKADAQTGQVNRYEIGLFDIEHPDYRKDLNRLEELFLKTRFGKKSVLTVGRQIPQSPFINPQDGRMSPTLIEGAVLDINEGKHWKLHGEYLWRISPRSTVRWMDIGESIGMYPTGVDMTGKPSQYKNQVQSDYVGILGATYQTKNWNVQLWDTYMDNVINTAFVKIEWQSTPAGGRNWMAGAQVIRQNAVGNGGNTDPMKAYTQPGSGALVFSGRIGKRSPKFDWFLNATRITSEGRYLMPREWGREPFYTFLPRERNEGFGDLTAATLNTFYKLQKNIKVEVSGGYFRLPDAKNVALNKYGMPGYSQINLGITYQFEDRLKGLSALLLVVRKDEQSNTYNNYRYIFNKVNMTHFNFILNYLY; this is encoded by the coding sequence ATGAAAGTTAAAATTTGCGCAAGTATATGGGTGTTATGGTTTGTGTTAACTACCGGGCATACGCAGGGGATTCATGCCTATAACGGGGCCGATAAAGACACCGGTACGATAAAGCATTTTTTTGAAAACGGTCGTTTTTACGGTCATGTCCGGTCTTATAACTCGGCCACAGTCAATCAAAAAGACCTCAGCAACTATTATGCCTGGGGATTAGGCGGGGGGATCGGGTATGAAACTCCTGTTTTCCTCAGGCATTTTCAATTGGGGTTGAGCGGATTTTTTATCCTCAATATCGCTTCCTCCAATTTGGCTAAAGCGGATGCTCAAACGGGACAGGTGAATCGGTACGAGATCGGTCTTTTTGACATCGAACACCCTGATTACCGCAAAGACCTGAATCGGTTGGAAGAATTATTTCTCAAAACCCGGTTCGGTAAAAAATCAGTGTTGACCGTAGGGCGACAAATTCCGCAATCGCCATTTATCAATCCGCAGGACGGCCGGATGAGCCCCACCCTAATCGAAGGGGCCGTGTTGGATATCAATGAAGGAAAACACTGGAAACTGCACGGTGAATACCTGTGGCGTATTTCGCCCCGTTCAACCGTTCGTTGGATGGATATCGGTGAAAGTATCGGAATGTATCCAACGGGTGTGGACATGACAGGAAAACCGTCGCAGTATAAAAATCAGGTACAGTCCGACTATGTAGGTATTCTGGGAGCCACGTACCAAACGAAAAACTGGAATGTTCAGTTGTGGGATACCTACATGGACAACGTAATCAATACGGCGTTCGTAAAAATAGAATGGCAATCAACGCCCGCAGGCGGCAGGAATTGGATGGCGGGAGCGCAGGTCATTCGTCAAAATGCCGTTGGGAATGGTGGAAATACCGACCCTATGAAAGCGTATACGCAACCCGGAAGCGGTGCACTGGTTTTTTCGGGACGCATCGGGAAGCGATCCCCCAAGTTCGATTGGTTTTTGAATGCCACCCGTATCACTTCCGAAGGGCGTTACCTGATGCCGCGTGAATGGGGTCGCGAGCCGTTTTATACTTTCCTGCCCCGTGAGCGCAACGAAGGTTTCGGTGACTTAACCGCAGCTACACTAAATACATTTTATAAACTCCAAAAGAATATCAAAGTAGAGGTAAGCGGAGGGTATTTTCGATTGCCCGATGCTAAAAACGTTGCTTTGAATAAATACGGAATGCCCGGTTATTCACAAATCAATCTGGGGATAACTTATCAATTTGAAGACCGCCTGAAAGGGCTGAGCGCACTTTTATTGGTAGTGCGTAAAGACGAACAAAGTAATACGTATAATAATTACCGTTATATTTTCAACAAAGTAAACATGACCCATTTTAATTTCATTCTCAACTATCTTTATTAA
- a CDS encoding bifunctional metallophosphatase/5'-nucleotidase, which produces MPSRRDFLQSGLLATAAMENSMPSFAASQPDTSVTSESATLKNGVITFLQTTDVHCQLHAHDELFWENDQLTFRKAGGYAHVATALDALRKENPANTLTIDTGDMFQGSLLSVKTTGRAFVPLLNALSYDMYLPGNWEVVYYKKNMQKLLGGLLAPKVCTNMYHDLGDGKKGELIFQPYQIVNRLGIKIGFLGYIDPLVPLRQSPLYSKGILYTKPEENLKEYVELLKEQEQCDFIIILSHLGLSQQIALGNHPDCKSVDYIFGADTHERVRKPIQAEYTKIVEPGAFGSFVGRLDLKVENGKIVKESYQLIEVNPQKYPAKKEITALIEELEKPYKEEINKVIGYSTLPLYRNFVVENTIDTMIVDALKWKVNADVVLSNGFRFCPPRTAGKDGKIAITEGYLYDMLPVDSTIRTGTATGAQLLEWLEKELQNVFAQDASKRFGGWLIRFKGMQVEFKAFERVGRRVQKVVIAGQLLDPQKEYTLCACERDGDPEDMLCRMRGIKNAQNTAFTLHSMMKEYLKEFSPVTPALRHDAKVLDAPQTLLSQVYGVDYTFV; this is translated from the coding sequence ATGCCATCAAGAAGAGATTTTTTGCAGTCGGGGTTGCTCGCTACGGCTGCGATGGAAAACAGTATGCCCTCTTTTGCCGCTTCTCAGCCGGATACTTCCGTAACGTCGGAATCGGCTACCCTTAAAAATGGAGTGATTACGTTTTTGCAAACGACGGATGTACATTGTCAACTTCACGCGCACGATGAATTGTTTTGGGAAAACGACCAACTTACCTTTCGCAAAGCGGGCGGTTACGCCCATGTCGCGACGGCATTAGATGCGTTGCGGAAAGAAAACCCGGCCAATACCCTTACGATAGATACCGGCGACATGTTTCAGGGAAGTTTGCTTTCTGTAAAAACGACGGGCCGGGCTTTTGTTCCGCTCCTGAATGCCCTCAGTTATGACATGTATCTGCCGGGCAACTGGGAAGTGGTGTATTACAAGAAAAACATGCAAAAGCTGTTGGGCGGGCTGTTGGCTCCGAAAGTCTGCACCAATATGTATCACGATTTGGGCGATGGCAAAAAAGGAGAACTGATTTTTCAGCCGTATCAGATTGTTAACCGACTGGGCATAAAAATCGGCTTTTTGGGGTATATCGACCCGCTGGTGCCGCTTCGTCAGTCGCCGCTGTACAGCAAGGGGATTCTTTATACTAAACCCGAAGAAAACCTGAAGGAATACGTTGAACTTTTGAAAGAGCAGGAACAGTGTGATTTTATCATTATCCTTTCTCACTTAGGACTTTCCCAGCAGATCGCGCTCGGCAATCACCCCGATTGCAAAAGCGTGGATTATATTTTCGGGGCCGATACGCACGAACGGGTACGCAAACCCATTCAGGCGGAATACACCAAAATAGTGGAGCCGGGGGCGTTTGGGTCTTTTGTCGGGCGGCTGGATTTGAAAGTGGAAAACGGAAAAATTGTGAAAGAGAGCTATCAACTCATCGAAGTGAATCCGCAAAAGTACCCGGCCAAAAAAGAAATAACGGCATTGATTGAAGAACTTGAGAAGCCGTATAAAGAAGAGATAAACAAGGTCATAGGCTACAGTACCCTGCCTCTGTACCGCAATTTTGTGGTCGAAAATACCATCGACACGATGATCGTGGATGCGCTCAAATGGAAAGTAAATGCCGATGTGGTGCTTTCCAACGGGTTTCGCTTTTGTCCGCCGCGCACGGCCGGCAAAGATGGAAAGATAGCCATTACGGAAGGCTATCTGTACGATATGCTTCCTGTTGATTCCACCATCCGAACCGGCACCGCCACCGGCGCACAGCTGTTGGAATGGCTGGAAAAAGAACTGCAAAATGTATTTGCGCAGGATGCCTCCAAACGTTTCGGCGGTTGGCTCATTCGTTTCAAAGGAATGCAGGTGGAGTTTAAGGCGTTTGAACGAGTGGGGCGCCGGGTACAAAAGGTAGTCATTGCCGGACAACTTCTTGATCCTCAAAAAGAATACACCCTGTGTGCCTGTGAGCGTGACGGAGATCCGGAAGATATGCTCTGCCGAATGAGAGGTATCAAAAATGCGCAGAATACCGCCTTTACGCTGCACAGCATGATGAAAGAATACCTAAAGGAATTTTCACCCGTCACGCCCGCACTGCGTCACGATGCTAAGGTGTTGGATGCTCCCCAAACGTTGTTGAGTCAGGTTTACGGAGTAGATTATACGTTTGTTTAG
- a CDS encoding DsrE family protein yields the protein MKAHLLIFSFLTFVFVTGSFAQTKEHRIVFHLATSDTLAQKALVKQVANVLEYWNTAKIEVVVHNNGINFMKQDEARFAKEIAALKQRGVVFAVCENTMKQRKIEKSQILPSAVFVPVGLAEIVLRQEEGWSYIKAGF from the coding sequence ATGAAAGCTCACCTGCTTATTTTCTCCTTCCTGACGTTTGTTTTCGTCACCGGTTCCTTTGCTCAAACCAAAGAGCACCGCATTGTTTTTCACTTGGCAACAAGCGACACATTGGCCCAAAAAGCGCTGGTAAAACAAGTCGCGAATGTATTGGAGTATTGGAACACCGCTAAAATTGAAGTGGTGGTCCATAACAACGGTATCAATTTTATGAAGCAGGACGAAGCCCGTTTTGCCAAAGAGATAGCAGCCCTCAAACAGCGGGGCGTTGTATTTGCCGTTTGCGAGAATACAATGAAACAGCGTAAAATTGAAAAATCACAGATTCTCCCGAGTGCCGTTTTTGTTCCGGTCGGCCTTGCCGAAATCGTCCTGCGGCAGGAAGAAGGTTGGTCATACATCAAAGCAGGCTTTTAA
- a CDS encoding c-type cytochrome → MNSDHPVKKLLFSLRVLMGLLIAAMGLLVVFVYFYLFGLPDFKSEEPVTEKKGYVPPDSNFVGLWTAPADWRMAQLEPEEQKAVNYGKELISHTAEYLGPNGSVKHISNGMNCQNCHLQAGTQPWGNNYFAVQATYPKFRERSGTKENQIKRINDCLERSLNGKALDSASREMKSIVAYIKWLGTGVPQKTTPKGSGIFKIKGLKRACDPIAGKIVYEQKCQSCHQPNGEGVAAADGKSYTYPPLWGKNSYNVGAGLYRISNFAGYVKYNMPFGVTYQNPQLTDEEAWDVAAYVNSMPRPIKDLSKDWPNIAGKPFDHPFGPYADPFSEKQHKYGPYKPIKEWKEKHKDLKIKNPSLAQR, encoded by the coding sequence ATGAATTCCGACCATCCGGTAAAAAAACTTCTTTTTTCGCTCAGAGTATTAATGGGGCTGCTGATCGCTGCGATGGGCCTGCTCGTTGTGTTTGTTTATTTCTACCTGTTTGGCCTGCCCGATTTTAAGTCGGAGGAACCCGTGACCGAAAAGAAGGGGTATGTACCCCCGGATTCCAATTTTGTCGGTTTGTGGACAGCTCCCGCCGATTGGCGAATGGCACAACTTGAGCCGGAAGAACAAAAAGCCGTCAACTATGGCAAAGAACTCATCAGCCATACGGCGGAATATTTAGGCCCAAACGGTAGTGTAAAGCACATTTCCAATGGCATGAATTGCCAAAATTGCCACTTGCAGGCCGGAACGCAACCTTGGGGTAATAACTATTTTGCCGTTCAGGCAACGTATCCGAAATTCAGAGAACGGTCAGGAACGAAAGAAAATCAGATAAAGCGAATCAATGATTGCCTGGAGCGCAGCCTCAACGGCAAAGCGCTGGATTCGGCGAGCCGGGAAATGAAAAGTATTGTAGCCTACATCAAATGGCTGGGTACGGGCGTTCCTCAAAAAACGACTCCCAAAGGCTCGGGCATCTTTAAGATCAAAGGGTTAAAACGCGCCTGTGACCCGATTGCGGGTAAAATCGTGTATGAACAAAAATGCCAAAGCTGCCATCAGCCCAACGGTGAAGGCGTGGCTGCTGCCGACGGGAAAAGCTATACCTATCCTCCGCTGTGGGGCAAAAACAGTTATAACGTCGGGGCAGGGCTGTATCGAATTTCCAATTTTGCCGGCTATGTCAAATACAATATGCCCTTTGGAGTCACCTACCAAAACCCGCAGCTCACCGATGAAGAAGCGTGGGACGTGGCCGCCTACGTTAACTCCATGCCCCGCCCGATCAAAGACCTCAGCAAAGATTGGCCCAATATCGCCGGCAAACCCTTCGACCATCCTTTTGGTCCTTATGCCGATCCATTCTCCGAAAAGCAGCATAAATACGGTCCTTACAAGCCCATTAAAGAATGGAAAGAAAAACACAAAGACCTAAAAATCAAAAACCCTTCTCTGGCTCAACGATGA
- a CDS encoding class I SAM-dependent methyltransferase codes for MNPETKKHWETVYETKNPDQVSWTQEVPKTSLDFIHSFKLPKTAKIIDIGGGDSKLVDFLVNEGFENVTVLDISANALDKAKKRLGDKANTINWVVSDITEFEPNTTFDVWHDRATFHFLTTTEQVAKYMETARKSVNGYLTIGTFSENGPTKCSGLTIKQYTEESLTTELENGFEKIRCLTEDHTTPFQTTQNFLFCSFKRQVI; via the coding sequence ATGAACCCGGAAACTAAAAAACATTGGGAAACGGTCTACGAAACCAAAAACCCTGATCAGGTAAGCTGGACGCAGGAAGTACCCAAAACGTCGCTGGATTTTATTCATTCGTTTAAACTGCCTAAAACGGCCAAAATCATCGACATCGGTGGTGGCGACAGCAAATTGGTGGATTTTTTGGTCAATGAGGGATTTGAAAACGTCACGGTCTTGGATATTTCAGCCAATGCGCTTGATAAAGCAAAAAAACGACTGGGCGATAAAGCCAACACTATCAATTGGGTCGTGAGCGACATTACTGAATTTGAACCCAACACGACCTTTGACGTTTGGCACGACAGAGCTACTTTTCATTTTTTGACAACCACCGAACAGGTGGCCAAGTACATGGAAACGGCTCGAAAATCTGTAAATGGCTATTTGACCATTGGCACTTTTTCAGAAAACGGCCCTACCAAATGCAGTGGGCTGACCATCAAACAATATACCGAAGAGTCGTTGACAACGGAATTGGAAAATGGATTTGAGAAAATTCGTTGCCTGACCGAAGACCACACAACTCCTTTTCAAACCACTCAGAATTTCCTGTTTTGCAGTTTTAAACGACAGGTCATTTAA
- a CDS encoding SAM-dependent methyltransferase produces the protein MKEFWDRRYKEPDFAYGTRPNEFFQENLDKLPVGKILLPAEGEGRNAVYAARKGWDVTAFDFSIQAMLKTFQLAERYDVSLQYTVQDVANFSAKGFEYDAVGLFYAHFPLEVRPAFYQKITQSLKKSGCVLLEAFHKNQKYYTSGGPKDETLLFSVEELRKEFVGLNILTLQDKIIELDEGPYHQGKAHVVRMIATKP, from the coding sequence ATGAAAGAATTTTGGGACCGTCGATACAAAGAACCTGATTTTGCCTACGGAACTCGGCCCAATGAATTTTTTCAGGAAAACCTGGATAAACTTCCCGTAGGAAAAATCCTGCTGCCTGCCGAAGGGGAAGGTAGGAATGCCGTCTATGCTGCCCGCAAAGGCTGGGACGTGACGGCGTTTGATTTCAGCATTCAGGCCATGCTCAAAACCTTTCAGTTGGCCGAGCGCTACGATGTTTCGCTGCAATATACCGTCCAAGACGTAGCAAATTTTTCGGCAAAAGGGTTTGAATACGATGCGGTGGGCTTATTTTATGCCCATTTTCCCCTTGAAGTACGACCGGCATTTTATCAGAAAATAACGCAATCGCTCAAAAAATCGGGCTGTGTATTGTTGGAGGCGTTTCATAAAAACCAAAAGTATTACACCTCCGGAGGGCCAAAAGACGAAACACTGCTCTTTTCGGTGGAGGAGCTGCGGAAGGAGTTTGTAGGCTTAAACATCCTAACCCTCCAAGATAAGATCATTGAACTCGACGAAGGTCCATACCATCAGGGCAAAGCCCATGTGGTACGGATGATAGCTACCAAACCATAG
- the trxA gene encoding thioredoxin: METTPKRETFADIINAETPTLVDFFAEWCGPCKMMSPILKEFAGQMGDRVRVIKIDVDQNPNAAQAYRIQGVPTLILFQKGEIKWRQSGVVHKHQLEQIVSQFTNA; this comes from the coding sequence ATGGAAACAACCCCAAAAAGAGAAACATTTGCCGACATTATCAATGCCGAGACCCCGACGTTGGTTGATTTTTTTGCCGAATGGTGCGGCCCCTGCAAAATGATGTCGCCGATTTTGAAAGAGTTCGCCGGCCAAATGGGCGACCGCGTGCGGGTTATTAAGATTGACGTAGATCAAAACCCGAACGCCGCGCAAGCCTATCGAATTCAGGGCGTGCCAACCCTGATCTTATTCCAAAAAGGAGAAATCAAATGGCGGCAGTCGGGCGTAGTTCACAAACATCAATTAGAACAGATAGTCAGTCAATTTACCAATGCATGA